The following proteins come from a genomic window of Dreissena polymorpha isolate Duluth1 chromosome 1, UMN_Dpol_1.0, whole genome shotgun sequence:
- the LOC127874421 gene encoding uncharacterized protein LOC127874421 isoform X2, whose product MGPDQCEDCCCGGMMGPDQCENCCYSCVCGSCGVAFCCRSTNKTRIQLLWVSLILSTAASCVILACVVYSPSNLSASPSDMRPITNNINFLFCEEVVVTSSGLPFDGYVMSAHALSERTVTNFTQTTAVFIEQGSFNYLSMYLLNYSRIELRFNSQIAMTFFLIKGTSQFRKWQHDEDCADCYIDKIALQPKNLSLFAFSVTADDDYFFVYRAAYLEQTWVDISLNINRSVFVLDHTPRACLLQQECDLLLSKPDDVVVISLQPGNLGEFKHANLTTKCAPRIWAYLVLHGLPVLLIGVCLSVIIQRCCSSPSGTPDERSPLLYSAGLPPDYNTITASPPKYEDIMHDDSPPPYAQVVRDLGTYGIQADGAQTHSHGMQTETSHRHSYGIQADSDVRPHVHLPVGTTPHGHAGIHGGLQSTLAAMSGYHRGPASSHRPCDNNISRATHDRVRNSL is encoded by the exons ATGGGACCGGATCAGTGCGAGGACTGTTGTTGCGGCGGCATGATGGGACCGGATCAGTGCGAG AACTGTTGTTACTCGTGCGTGTGTGGCTCGTGCGGAGTGGCCTTCTGCTGTAGATCCACGAACAAAACTCGCATCCAATTGCTGTGGGTGTCTCTTATCCTCTCCACGGCTGCCTCTTGCGTCATTCTAGCCTGTGTCGTCTACTCCCCGTCCAATCTCAGCGCGAGCCCGTCCGATATGCGACCCATCACCAACAATATCAATTTTCTCTTCTGCGAAGAGGTTGTGGTCACATCAAGTGGTCTCCCTTTTGACGGCTACGTCATGTCCGCGCATGCGTTATCCGAACGGACTGTGACGAACTTTACACAGACCACGGCTGTATTCATAGAGCAAGGGTCCTTTAATTACTTGTCGATGTACCTGCTGAATTACTCCCGCATTGAACTGCGGTTTAACTCCCAGATTGCAATGACATTCTTTCTGATCAAAGGCACCTCTCAATTCCGGAAGTGGCAGCATGACGAAGACTGCGCGGACTGTTACATTGATAAGATTGCTTTACAACCTAAAAACTTATCACTGTTCGCATTCTCAGTGACTGCCGATGATGACTATTTCTTTGTTTACCGCGCTGCCTACCTGGAACAGACATGGGTAGATATTTCGCTGAACATAAATCGGTCAGTATTCGTTCTAGATCACACACCGCGCGCCTGCCTGCTGCAACAGGAGTGTGATCTGCTGCTATCGAAGCCCGATGACGTGGTCGTGATATCGCTTCAGCCCGGGAACCTCGGAGAGTTTAAGCACGCCAATCTCACCACGAAGTGCGCGCCTCGCATCTGGGCCTACCTCGTGCTGCACGGACTGCCCGTGCTACTGATCGGGGTGTGTCTAAGTGTTATCATACAAAGATGTTGTTCTAGCCCTTCGGGCACACCCGATGAGCGGTCCCCGCTGCTGTACTCTGCCGGGCTGCCGCCTGACTACAACACTATCACCGCCTCCCCTCCAAAGTACGAGGACATCATGCATGACGACAGCCCGCCGCCGTATGCGCAGGTGGTCCGTGATCTGGGCACGTATGGAATCCAGGCGGACGGCGCGCAAACACACTCGCACGGAATGCAAACGGAGACCTCTCACAGACATTCGTACGGAATTCAGGCGGATTCTGACGTGCGACCGCATGTTCACCTTCCTGTCGGGACCACTCCGCATGGTCACGCCGGGATACATGGTGGGTTACAAAGCACTTTAGCTGCAATGTCCGGGTACCATAGAGGTCCAGCGAGCAGTCACAGACCTTGCGATAATAACATTAGCCGCGCGACTCACGACAGAGTCAGAAACTCGCTGTGA
- the LOC127874421 gene encoding uncharacterized protein LOC127874421 isoform X1: MGPDQCEDCCCGGMMGPDQCEDCCCGGMMGPDQCENCCYSCVCGSCGVAFCCRSTNKTRIQLLWVSLILSTAASCVILACVVYSPSNLSASPSDMRPITNNINFLFCEEVVVTSSGLPFDGYVMSAHALSERTVTNFTQTTAVFIEQGSFNYLSMYLLNYSRIELRFNSQIAMTFFLIKGTSQFRKWQHDEDCADCYIDKIALQPKNLSLFAFSVTADDDYFFVYRAAYLEQTWVDISLNINRSVFVLDHTPRACLLQQECDLLLSKPDDVVVISLQPGNLGEFKHANLTTKCAPRIWAYLVLHGLPVLLIGVCLSVIIQRCCSSPSGTPDERSPLLYSAGLPPDYNTITASPPKYEDIMHDDSPPPYAQVVRDLGTYGIQADGAQTHSHGMQTETSHRHSYGIQADSDVRPHVHLPVGTTPHGHAGIHGGLQSTLAAMSGYHRGPASSHRPCDNNISRATHDRVRNSL; this comes from the coding sequence ATGGGACCGGATCAGTGCGAGGACTGTTGTTGCGGCGGCATGATGGGACCGGATCAGTGCGAGGACTGTTGTTGCGGCGGCATGATGGGACCGGATCAGTGCGAGAACTGTTGTTACTCGTGCGTGTGTGGCTCGTGCGGAGTGGCCTTCTGCTGTAGATCCACGAACAAAACTCGCATCCAATTGCTGTGGGTGTCTCTTATCCTCTCCACGGCTGCCTCTTGCGTCATTCTAGCCTGTGTCGTCTACTCCCCGTCCAATCTCAGCGCGAGCCCGTCCGATATGCGACCCATCACCAACAATATCAATTTTCTCTTCTGCGAAGAGGTTGTGGTCACATCAAGTGGTCTCCCTTTTGACGGCTACGTCATGTCCGCGCATGCGTTATCCGAACGGACTGTGACGAACTTTACACAGACCACGGCTGTATTCATAGAGCAAGGGTCCTTTAATTACTTGTCGATGTACCTGCTGAATTACTCCCGCATTGAACTGCGGTTTAACTCCCAGATTGCAATGACATTCTTTCTGATCAAAGGCACCTCTCAATTCCGGAAGTGGCAGCATGACGAAGACTGCGCGGACTGTTACATTGATAAGATTGCTTTACAACCTAAAAACTTATCACTGTTCGCATTCTCAGTGACTGCCGATGATGACTATTTCTTTGTTTACCGCGCTGCCTACCTGGAACAGACATGGGTAGATATTTCGCTGAACATAAATCGGTCAGTATTCGTTCTAGATCACACACCGCGCGCCTGCCTGCTGCAACAGGAGTGTGATCTGCTGCTATCGAAGCCCGATGACGTGGTCGTGATATCGCTTCAGCCCGGGAACCTCGGAGAGTTTAAGCACGCCAATCTCACCACGAAGTGCGCGCCTCGCATCTGGGCCTACCTCGTGCTGCACGGACTGCCCGTGCTACTGATCGGGGTGTGTCTAAGTGTTATCATACAAAGATGTTGTTCTAGCCCTTCGGGCACACCCGATGAGCGGTCCCCGCTGCTGTACTCTGCCGGGCTGCCGCCTGACTACAACACTATCACCGCCTCCCCTCCAAAGTACGAGGACATCATGCATGACGACAGCCCGCCGCCGTATGCGCAGGTGGTCCGTGATCTGGGCACGTATGGAATCCAGGCGGACGGCGCGCAAACACACTCGCACGGAATGCAAACGGAGACCTCTCACAGACATTCGTACGGAATTCAGGCGGATTCTGACGTGCGACCGCATGTTCACCTTCCTGTCGGGACCACTCCGCATGGTCACGCCGGGATACATGGTGGGTTACAAAGCACTTTAGCTGCAATGTCCGGGTACCATAGAGGTCCAGCGAGCAGTCACAGACCTTGCGATAATAACATTAGCCGCGCGACTCACGACAGAGTCAGAAACTCGCTGTGA